A DNA window from Arachis hypogaea cultivar Tifrunner chromosome 18, arahy.Tifrunner.gnm2.J5K5, whole genome shotgun sequence contains the following coding sequences:
- the LOC112771955 gene encoding uncharacterized protein, with protein MSGLRPDHQSPHHVAQQIRRDKLRVQNISHHPQSQDFPNNLEQFNLDLLQVRNVRNAHNMLDDEPHPPPPGVYSSQVSNFLSTPLNPLEYHELATVAAAEQPSSSCSRVMMHQSELRSLGNWRSSANSNQGCDWFVNYASGSSSMANNESNNPNTTTHLATEMNNVSYNQHYEKPSCYNEFTDVIANREIQKQLGGGVLHHPSSSSSMSPFYQNTLQDIVKSASISAQGSDNMASLMQQPGHGIWVGDGSGLDLHPSYGNQPNQFRCAGGNPWTNRTVDNALRWNSSPLGFIDKKDDEHSGRPLMSNSNPQNLSLSLSSNSQSKTSVSQFEQVSASDDLQCKDPQYMKYVRAFMKPSIVSRDSGKSPQDPVGVPSSTSYRNVGPLGPFTGYATILKSSRFLKSAQQLLDEFCRISSPRFSKSRDVTQRLSGEASASTSTDVITVDNQTEAAAKEGSNSGSSSSMFHGANENKADWGTGSGSCLSPRPDYQQKKARLLFMQEEVTRRYRQYHQQMQMVVSSFESVAGLSSATPYISLALKSVSRHFKCLKNSISDQLKHISEVLGEDFSVPRTSTCGKDDTASMGRLSCMDQSFQKNKSGRGGTGLVEPQQHVWRPQRGLPEHSVAILKAWLFEHFLHPYPTDTDKHMLATQTGLSRNQVSNWFINARVRVWKPMVEEIHMLETKGTTGANKNNNNHPGTENERACVNEDGSSSQQHRVMEGTQSKFDMHSLIPENQQQSHECMELEMESTTNEEQWSQEKRSKLECEMSSTSMDEGSLMMGFMPYSRRDHQVGGLGSVSLTLGLRHGVEAVVQNQQQQQQLQEEQLRRHFGGHMIHDFVG; from the exons ATGAGTGGCTTAAGGCCTGATCATCAGTCTCCTCATCATGTAGCACAGCAAATTCGGCGTGATAAATTGAGAGTCCAGAACATTTCTCACCATCCACAATCACAGGATTTCCCCAACAATTTGGAACAATTCAACTTGGATCTTCTTCAAGTAAGGAATGTTAGAAATGCACACAACATGCTTGATGATGAGCCTCACCCACCACCACCAGGTGTTTATTCATCACAAGTGTCCAATTTCTTATCAACGCCTTTGAACCCTTTGGAGTATCACGAACTAGCTACTGTTGCAGCAGCTGAACAACCTAGTAGTAGTTGCAGTAGGGTAATGATGCATCAAAGTGAACTGCGCAGTTTGGGGAATTGGAGAAGCAGTGCTAACAGTAATCAAGGGTGTGATTGGTTTGTAAATTATGCATCAGGAAGCAGTTCTATGGCTAATAATGAAAGCAATAATCCCAACACTACTACTCATTTGGCTACTGAGATGAATAATGTGTCTTATAACCAGCACTATGAGAAGCCTAGTTGTTACAATGAATTCACAGATGTAATTGCTAATAGAGAAATTCAGAAGCAATTGGGAGGAGGAGTACTTCATcatccttcttcttcatcatcgaTGTCGCCTTTTTATCAGAATACTTTGCAGGATATTGTCAAGTCCGCTTCTATAAGTGCGCAAGGATCAGACAACATGGCCTCATTGATGCAGCAACCTGGCCATGGAATTTGGGTTGGAGATGGTAGTGGACTTGACCTTCATCCAAGCTATGGAAACCAACCGAATCAATTTCGTTGCGCCGGTGGTAATCCTTGGACGAATCGAACAGTTGACAACGCCCTTCGATGGAATAGTAGTCCACTTGGTTTCATAGACAAGAAGGATGATGAACACTCTGGACGACCTCTAATGAGCAATTCGAATCCTCAGAACTTGTCTTTATCACTGTCATCAAATTCACAATCAAAGACTTCTGTGTCTCAATTTGAGCAAGTGTCTGCATCTGATGATCTTCAATGTAAGGATCCTCAGTACATGAAGTATGTAAGAGCTTTCATGAAGCCATCTATAGTTTCAAGAGATTCTGGGAAATCACCTCAAGATCCAGTGGGGGTGCCTTCAAGCACTAGCTATAGGAATGTAGGTCCCCTTGGCCCTTTCACTGGTTATGCTACTATTCTCAAGAGCTCAAGGTTCTTGAAATCAGCACAACAGTTATTGGATGAGTTCTGCCGTATATCTAGtccaagattttcaaaatcacgTGATGTCACACAAAGGTTATCTGGAGAAGCTAGTGCTTCTACTTCTACTGATGTTATCACTGTCGATAATCAAACTGAGGCTGCAGCAAAAGAAGGTAGCAATTCAGGTTCTTCATCTTCTATGTTCCATGGTGCAAATGAGAATAAAGCAGATTGGGGAACCGGGAGTGGTTCTTGTCTATCTCCTCGGCCAGATTACCAACAAAAGAAGGCAAGGCTCCTTTTCATGCAAGAGGAG GTTACAAGGAGATACAGGCAGTACCATCAACAAATGCAGATGGTTGTTTCATCCTTTGAGTCAGTAGCAGGTCTTAGTTCCGCCACTCCTTACATCTCCTTGGCTCTTAAGTCGGTATCGAGGCACTTCAAGTGCCTCAAAAATTCCATCTCAGATCAGCTCAAACATATAAGTGAAGTGTTGGGAGAGGATTTCTCAGTACCAAGAACCAGTACTTGTGGTAAAGATGACACCGCTAGCATGGGAAGATTAAGTTGCATGGACCAAAGCTTTCAAAAGAACAAATCTGGGAGGGGTGGCACCGGCCTTGTTGAACCCCAGCAACATGTCTGGAGGCCCCAAAGAGGCTTGCCGGAACATTCTGTGGCAATTCTCAAAGCATGGTTATTTGAGCATTTTCTTCACCC TTACCCCACAGACACTGATAAACACATGTTGGCAACACAAACAGGTCTTTCACGAAACCAG GTGTCGAATTGGTTCATCAATGCTCGAGTCCGAGTGTGGAAGCCAATGGTTGAGGAAATACACATGCTTGAAACAAAAGGCACAACAGGTGccaacaagaacaacaacaatcacCCTGGTACTGAAAATGAGAGAGCTTGTGTTAATGAAGATGGTTCCAGCAGCCAACAGCATAGAGTAATGGAGGGGACTCAAAGCAAGTTCGACATGCATTCTTTGATTCCTGAGAACCAACAGCAGTCTCACGAGTGTATGGAACTTGAAATGGAGTCAACAACCAATGAAGAACAATGGAGCCAAGAGAAGAGGTCTAAATTGGAATGTGAGATGAGTTCAACAAGCATGGATGAAGGGTCACTCATGATGGGTTTTATGCCATATAGCAGGCGTGATCATCAGGTTGGTGGGCTTGGATctgtgtcactaacattgggtcTAAGGCATGGTGTTGAAGCTGTTGTGCAAAaccaacagcaacaacaacagttaCAAGAGGAGCAGCTTAGGCGTCACTTTGGAGGACACATGATCCATGATTTTGTGGGCTga
- the LOC112772877 gene encoding kiwellin has protein sequence MAHKATSFFMILYCSLCLFTLINALSSCNGPCNNLNDCSGQLICINGRCNDDPDVGTHICTTPAPPSGGGGTCRSSGNLQCGTNSYPQYRCSPPVSSSTKAILTLNDFSEGGDGGGPSECDGNYHENSEPVVALSTGWYNQGSRCLKMIRITASNGRSVLAKVVDECDSVNGCDSEHAGQPPCRNNVVDGSQAVWDALGLDTDVGVENVSWSMA, from the exons ATGGCTCACAAAGCAACCTCCTTCTTTATGATTCTATATTGTTCCTTGTGCCTATTCACTCTCATAAACGCACTCTCCTCCTGCAACGGCCCATGCAACAACCTCAACGACTGCTCTGGCCAGCTCATCTGCATCAACGGAAGGTGCAACGACGACCCTGACGTCGGTACTCACATCTGCACCACCCCCGCTCCACCAAGTGGTGGAGGCGGAACCTGCCGATCCTCCGGCAACCTTCAATGCGGCACAAACTCCTACCCTCAATACAG GTGCTCGCCTCCGGTGTCATCCTCCACCAAGGCAATACTCACCCTGAACGACTTCAGCGAAGGCGGAGACGGAGGTGGCCCATCTGAGTGTGACGGAAACTACCACGAAAACTCAGAGCCAGTGGTGGCACTGTCCACTGGGTGGTACAACCAAGGGTCGAGGTGCTTGAAGATGATAAGGATCACCGCGAGTAACGGGAGGAGCGTGTTGGCTAAGGTGGTGGACGAGTGCGACTCCGTTAACGGTTGTGATTCGGAGCATGCAGGACAGCCACCGTGCCGGAACAACGTCGTGGATGGATCGCAGGCGGTGTGGGATGCTCTAGGGCTGGATACGGATGTTGGGGTTGAAAACGTTTCTTGGTCAATGGCCTAA